In one Myotis daubentonii chromosome 1, mMyoDau2.1, whole genome shotgun sequence genomic region, the following are encoded:
- the SENP8 gene encoding sentrin-specific protease 8 yields MDPVVLSYMDSLLRQSDVSLLDPPSWLNDRIIGFAFEYFANSQFHDCSDQVCFISPEVTQFIKCTSNPAEIAMFLEPLDIPHKRVVFLAINDNSNQAAGGTHWSLLVYLQDKNSFFHYDSHSRSNSVHAKQVAEKLEAFLGRKGDKLVFVEEKAPAQQNSYDCGMYVICNTEALCQNFFRQQPESLLQLLTPIYITRKRGEWKDLIARLAKN; encoded by the coding sequence ATGGACCCTGTAGTCTTGAGTTACATGGACAGTCTACTGCGGCAATCAGATGTCTCACTATTGGATCCTCCAAGCTGGCTCAATGACCGTATTATTGGGTTTGCCTTTGAGTACTTTGCCAATAGTCAGTTTCATGACTGCTCTGACCAAGTCTGCTTCATCAGTCCTGAAGTCACCCAGTTCATCAAGTGCACTAGCAACCCAGCAGAGATTGCCATGTTCCTTGAACCCCTGGACATCCCCCACAAGAGAGTTGTATTTTTAGCCATCAATGATAATTCCAACCAGGCAGCTGGGGGAACCCATTGGAGTTTGCTGGTTTATCTCCAAGATAAAAATAGCTTTTTTCATTATGACTCCCATAGCAGAAGCAACTCAGTTCATGCAAAGCAGGTAGCAGAAAAATTGGAGGCTTTTTTAGGCAGAAAAGGAGACAAACTAGTGTTTGTGGAAGAGAAAGCCCCTGCTCAACAAAACAGCTATGACTGTGGGATGTACGTGATATGTAACACTGAGGCCTTGTGTCAGAACTTTTTTAGACAACAGCCAGAATCACTATTGCAGCTACTCACTCCTATATACATCACAAGGAAGAGGGGAGAATGGAAAGATCTCATTGCCAGACTTGCTAAAAATTAG